A window of Roseobacter fucihabitans genomic DNA:
CGAAGGTCCAGTACGGCACGTAAATCCCTTGCATTTTGCGCCCCTTGCGCGCGTATTCCTGTAACCCATTTGGGGCAAACCACAACCGACCCAGCCAGTCCGTCATGGCAGCGCGCGCGACTGCCTCATCCAGCGCAAAGGGCAAAACCGCGCGCGGTTTGATATGGCGGTGGTGGCCCGTGTCCGTGACCACCGGTGTGGCGCAGAACGGGCATTCGGTGGCGTGGATGTCAGGGTCGAACTCGACCTCTGCCGCGCAATTGGGGCATTTGGAAACGCGGGTCTCTTCCATTTCCATCGCCGGAAGGGCGGCGTTGATGGCCGCTTGGAAATCGAGTTCCTTGATCTGGGGTGTGCCCCAGGGCCCACCGCCCAGCGTCTGGCTGTTACCGCAATGATCGCACACCAACTGCCGCTGTGATGGATCAAACCGCAAATCCGCGCCACAGGCATCACAGGGGAAATGATGCTCAACGGTGCTTGAGGGCGCTGTTTGGCTCATAGCATGCCGTGAATGGATTTGGGTGTGATGCGACGCAGCGCCCCGTCGCCGAGCGTTGTGTGACGCCACAGATGGAAAATGCCATGCAGCGCGGCGGCGGCAAAGAGCGTGATCATTAGGGTGCGCGGTTCTGGGCCGGGCAGGGGGCGGCCAAATGCCAGCGCCAGCATGCTGATCGAAGTCCAGCCCAGCAGGGCATACATCAACCGGCTGAGCCATGGATGTGCGCGGCGCAAAGCGCCCTCAAGTTTGGGGCCGGGTCCGTTCATCAGCCCAAAAACAAGCGCAAGCGCCACCAATGCGATCCCCGTGCATCCGAACAAACCAGCCAAAACGGGATTTTCCAACCCCGAGGCCAGCGACAGCAACAGCAGAACCTGTGCGGACCAGTGCAACAAGATGGTGGCGCGCCGCCTGCTCATGTGCGGGTCAATCGTGAATAATCCGTGGAAAAGGCTGAGGTGCAAAACGCCCGGCCGAAGACGGTCTGGGCGATCAGCGTTCGCCTTGACGAGAGCAGGCCGTTGGCCCAGCTGCCCGCCAATATCGTGTATATGCGTCGTGTAACCAACATCGCGTCACGCCGGCGGTGGTGGTGGCGGCAAAACGGTGAAAAGCTGTGCCAGTTCGGCCACGTCTTCGGCCCGCATCCAGCCGTCCTGTCCGGGTGTCCAGACCATGCTTTCGCGGTTCAACGCCCCATCGCTTGCCATGCGGCCCAATGCGGCCTTGGAAAACGGCCCTTTGGTCTGGCCGTTTTCGGCGATGTGCCAGACGTGCTCGACCGGCGGCGGGGGCGGTACCATGGCGGGGGCGGCGCGCACACCCCAAGGGCCCTGCCCGGCGGCGGCCTGCCCGATTTGCATCCCGAGACCAGCGCCCATACCGGCCTGAATGGCAGCCGCCCCAGCGCCGTCACGCCCCAGAGCCTCGGCGGCCTGAAACTGCATATATTCGTTGAGATTACCGATCACGCCCATCGACGAGCGTTTATCCATCACCTCCTCAACCGCAGGCGGCAGAGAGATATTTTCAATATAGAGCTCGGGCATGCTCAGCCCGTATTCCGCCAGTTGCGCGGTGATTTCCTTGCCGACAAGCTGGCCCAATTCGCGGGTGTTTGCCGCCATATCCATGACCGGAATACCGGCGCGCGCGAGGGTGCGGGAAAATTCCTGCACCAGAATATTGCGGATCTGGAAACTGATCTCATCCATGGTGAACTCACCGTCCGTCCCGACGATTTCGACCAGAAATTTCGCCGGATCACTGACCTTGATGCTATAGGTGCCAAAGGCGCGCAATCGCACGGGGCCAAACTCTGGATCACGACAGATGATCGGGTTTTTTGTCCCCCATTTGAGGTCGTTGAAGCGGGTTGTATTGACGAAATAGATCTCGGATTTGAACGGGCTTTTGAAGCCATGGTTCCAATGCTGCAACGTGGTCATGATTGGCATATTGTTGGTTTCAAGCATGTAAAGACCGGGCGTGAAAACATCCGCCAACTGGCCTTCATGTACAAAAACCGCCGCCTGACCTTCACGCACGGTCAGTTTCGCGCCGTATTTGATCTCATGCCCCTGACGTTCAAACCGCCACACCATCGTGTCGCGTGTATCATCCACCCAATGGATGACATCGATGAATTCACCCGAAAGGAAATCAAAAATGCCCATGATAAACAGTCCTTTACGTCGCGCCCTAAAGGGGGCCGTTGATAAGTTCGCGCGCCAGAATACGCGTCAAGGGAGCGGCCTGCGCCGCCGTCATGCCCGGTTTGAGCCGGTCATCATAGAGCATCTTAAGTAGCAATTCATCGTGTTTGGTCAGCAGCGCAAATTCATCGTCATCATTGAAAATCGAAGGGCGCGCCGCGCGGCTGTCATTGGCCAGACCGAGACCCTGGGCCATTTCCTCGTGAATACAGCTCAACCGCAAGAGGCTTGGGTTTTCGGCGCGGATGATGGCCACGGCGGCCATATAGGTATTGGTATTGGAGGCCGAGGCGAAAGCCGCCACCGCACAATAGGTATCGCGTGGCAGGTTTCGCAAGGCGTTCAGGCCTGCGCGCGAGATGCCGGGAATACGCGCGGCTGCGGCATCAAGCGCGTCGCTTCGATCATCTTCGCTGGCGACGATCACGATGAAATTGGGGTTTGCGGAATTCACCACCGGATGATCGGCAACCCGGCCCAATCTGCGCGCATAATCGCGAATGGCGTCCTTGTCGCCCGCCCGCTGAGACGGCGGCACACTTTGCCCAAAAATCGCAGCGACGCGCACTGGTTTTGTCCAACGTCGCAGCGGGCTTTCACCACCACGGCCCTGCAGAGCCGTGTCATATTCATTATAGAAAACAATGCGCTCAAAGTTGCGCGCCACCATATCTGCGGTGAAGGGCGTGTCCGGCCCACCGCCGTCCTCGCGCAGCAGCCCCTGGCTCAATTGCGCGGCCTGCACCTGGACCAGATAGCTGCGCAATTCCGCGCTGGCTTGTGAGGTCGGGCGCAGCTGCGTTTCCACCGCGTCGATCGGGCGCGTGCGGGGGTTCTGAGAGGGCGTAGTGGGTTGCGCAAGATCACAGGCAACGAGCGCCGCCCCCGTAACCGTCATGGCGCAAATGCGCAAAAATCCCCGCCAACGCCCCATGCCAGATCAACGCGGTACGGACACGGCGGCGGTATCGCCCACACCATCGCCCCGTGATTTCGCACTGGCCAGCGTATCGCGCAGATCGCTTTCCATCTTCTGCAATTCGGTCTCCGCGGCCGCGCGGCGCGCTTTGCCCTCATCCGCGATTTGCAGGCTTTCCTGAATGGTGCCGATCAGATCGGCATTGGCCTGTTTGACGGCCTCGATGTCGAACACGCCACGCTCCATTTCCTCACGGATCACCTTGTTGCTTTCGCGCAGATTCTTGGCGTTCGCGGTCAGCAATTCATTGGTCAGATCATTGGCCTGCCGCACGGCCTTGGCGGCCTCAGCAGAACGCTGAATGGTGACGGCCTGGGCCAATTGCGTTTCCCAAAGGGGCACGGTGTTGACCAGCGTCGAGTTGATCTTGGTCACAAGTGATTTGTCGTTTTCCTGCACCAGCCGGATGGAGGGCAGCGATTGCATCGTGACCTGACGCGTCAGTTTCAGATCATGCACCCGGCGTTCCAGATCATCGCGTGCGGCGCGCAGATCGCGCAATTCCTGGGCGACCATGACCTGATCATTTTCGGCGGCCTTATCGACCTCTGCGGCCTTGGCCGGGATCGTGGTGGCGTCCAGATCGCGCAATTTCTCTTCACCGGCGGCGATATATAGCGCGAGTTCATCGTAAAACTGCAACGTCTTTTCATAGAGCATATCGAGCGATTTGATATCCTTGAGCAATGTGTGCTCATGCGCCAGCAGATCGTCGGTAATACGGTCGATCTGGCCTTGCACCTCTTCATATTGGGCGGTGAATTTGGCGAAAGGCGCGGCCTTGCCCAGCAGTTTTTCCCACCAGCTGCGATCACGACGCACATCCAGTTCGGAGATTGAAAATCCGCGAATCGTGGTGACGATATTGCGCAGGCTGTCCCCCGCGGGGCCCACGTCCTTGTTGCGCACCCCGCCCAGCATGGCCTGGCTGATTTCCTGCAACTCGACCTGCGCGCGCGATCCGAAAGAGACAATCGAGTTCGTGTCGGACATGTCGATCTCGGCCAAGCGTTTGGAGATTTCCGCGCTGACGGGGGCGTCGGCGTCGGCCAGCGGCACAATCGCGTTGGCATCCGCCGGGTCGGGCAGTATCAGAGCGGTCACTTCTTCGACCATCTTCAGGTTTTCGGCGGCTTTGGCGCGTGTGGTCTCGGTCATGCTTCTTTGTGTCCTTATGTTATGGTCGCGTCATTTCAGACGTACACCTTCGCGTTGCAGACGGTCCCGCAGGACTTCGATTTCTACCGTCAGATCGCTGTGATCGTCCAGTAGCAGCTTTTTCGTGCGCTCGCTAAAATTTTGTTCAAGATCATCCAGCAGCGACAGATAATCTGCCCGCGCCTGTGCATCCTGCGTGCGGGCATGGATATCGGCGAATTTGACGCTCGCATCGCGCGCGCCCAGCAAATAAACGCCCAGATATTTGCGCGCCGCCGTCAGATCGCGCGGGTCTTCCTCGACGGTGCGGATCAGATCGCGCACCACATCCTGGAACTGCTCCATCCGCGCCGAAATCTGGCGATCACCGGCGCGTTTGAGCGCATCACGCATGGCGGACAGATGCGTTTCGGCCTCATCCACAACGCGCGCCACGCGGTCCTGTTGGAAGCTGTCGATACCTTCCATCCCTTTGTTTTTGAACGGATCAATGCCAAAGGCTGCAATGTGCAAGCCACCAGCAGCCGCGCCAAACAGCACGGCGGCCAGGGTTCCGCCATCGTGGCTTAGCGCGCCAAGCCCGGTGCCGATGCCCGCACAACCGGCCGCAAAGCACTTGCGCGGCAGAGCGGGGCGTCGGGCGACCTTGCGCGCCTCAAAGGCGGCCTGTGCGATCAGCCCGCCACGTAACAGCCAGGCCCCCAGCGCCAGCGCGCCCGCGCCGATCAGCCCAACCGCCAGCCCCAAGGCCCCCTGCATCAGCGCGGCAAACAGCAGGATGATGGCGGGCAGGAACATCAGATTGGCCCGTGCACCCACGGGATCGACCTGCGCGGTGGCGGAAGGTGCGCGCGGCTCGGAAGTGTCGCCCGATGTGCTGCCGGATGGGCTGTATTTGCCGCCAAAACGCTTTGCCATGACGTCAGAGCCCGCCCATGATGCCGGATGCCACGCCGATCATCAGCAACAAGAGCGCCACATAGGCGGTTTTCTGAAAAGGTGTTGGCATTGATCGATCTCTCCGAGGCGGTGTTTCACACAATATATGTGTCCGCGGGGTTGCTGACCAGTTCTACCGGCGTTTCATCGCGGCGTAACTTTCAATATTACGCGCGCGCCTCGAACTTGTTCCTTAAGATGATCACACAGCGGCATGACGTTGAGGGGGAATTTTCGCGGAAATTTGTCAAAACGCCCTCACCGGAGCTTTTTTTGTGGGCGCGCGGGGTGGGGTTTCTGTGCACCGTGGGGCGGTCCCGGTTTGCGTTGCCGTGTGACCTTGCCCGGTTTTTTGAGGGCCGTGCCGCTTGGATCTTCAAGCTCGATGCCCAATTGGTCACGCACGGTCTTGCGGCGGACCTCCTCGACCTCTCCGGGTTTCAATTCCCCCAGCTGGAACGGGCCATAGCTGATGCGGATCAGCCGGTTCACCGAAAGATCGACCTCCCCGAGCGCACGGCGGATCTCGCGGTTGCGCCCTTCGCGCAGACCGATGGTCAACCAGGCGTTGGCACCCTGCTGACGGTCCAGCGTCACGATCATGGGTTGGAAATTCTCCCCCTCAACGCTCACGCCCTTGCGCAGTGGTTCCAATGTGTCATCGCTCGGGCGGCCATTGACGCGCACGCGGTAACGGCGCAGCCAGCCCGTTGAGGGCAGTTCCAGCTTGCGCTTGACCCCGCCGTCATTGGTCAGCAGCAATAAGCCCTCAGAATTGATGTCCAGCCGCCCGATGCTCATCACGCGCGGCATGTCTTCGGGCAGGGCGGAATAGATCGTATCGCGCCCTTTTTCGTCATTGTCTGTGCTGACCAGACCGATGGGCTTATGAAACAGCCACATGCGGGGCGGTTCGGGTGGGGCGATGGGTTTACCGTCCACGATGATGGCATCCTGCAGCGTCACGTTGAGCGCGGGCGAGCTGATTTGAGTACCATTGACGCGCACACGCCCGGCTTCGATCATGCGTTCGGCTTCGCGGCGGCTGGCGATACCGGCGCGGCTGAGGACTTTGGCGATGCGGTCGCCTTGCGGCGTTTTGGGAGCGGGATCAGACATGAACACGCCTTAGCCTGTTTGAAAGCCTTGCGAAAGGGCAGGGTTTACGGGCAACTAGAGCGATGGAATTTAACTCTCATATGCAGCAGGCCCTGTCGGAGGCGCGCGCGGCGGCCAAGCGCGGCGAGGTACCCGTCGGCGCGGTCATCGTGGATGAGGGGGGGCGCGTTGTTGCGGCTGAGGGGAACCGCACGCGTGAATTGAGCGATCCGACGGCGCATGCGGAGATATTGGCGCTGCGCGCAGCCTGCGCGGCGGCGGGGTCAGAGCGGTTGGTCGATCACGCGCTTTATGTGACGCTGGAGCCCTGCGCGATGTGTGCGGCGGCAATTGCAGCGGCGCGTATTGGGCGGCTCTATTACGGGGCCAGTGATCCGAAATCAGGCGGTGTGGCCCAGGGTGCGCGGGTGTTTTCCCATGCGCAATGCCACCATGTGCCTGAGATATTCGAGGGGATTGCAGCGGCGGAGTCGGAAGCCTATCTGCACGCGTTTTTTAGGGCGCGCAGGTAGCGGTGGCCTGAAAGCCCACCTTACGGCACTTGGCTGCTGCGTATCATGCCGCATCGGCCGGGGGGTGGTAAGGCGCGCGTTGGCGGTGTGCGCCTCTAGAGTGTGATCGCCTGCATGACTTCGGGTTCGATCACGTCGACACCGGGCAGGCCCGCCTTTAGCGCGTCGGCGGATTGTTCCAGCCGATCGAACGTCCGGTAGTGGCAGGGAATCACCGTCTTGAAGTTGAAATATCGTTTCGCGGCATAGGCGGCCCCGGCCATATCCATCGTGAAATGGCCCCCCGCGCTCAGAATCCCAATGTCGGGTTGGTAATAATCCCCGATCCAATCCATATCGGCCATGATGCTGGTGTCCCCCGACAGATAGATCGTGTAGCCTTCGGCCTTGAGGATAAACCCCGCCTCGCGTCCGGGCGAGAGGGTTGGATCGCTGGAAAGCGAGTTGGAATGCAGCGCAGGCACCATAGAGACGGCGACCTGTCCCAGGTGCACCGTGCCGCCCATGTTGTAGCCGATCGTCGTGAGGTTTTCGGTCGCCTCAAAATGGCTCATAAGGTCGTATATGCCCACAACCGGCACCGCGAGTTTTTTGGCCAGATCGACCACATCAGCGGCATGATCAAAATGCCCGTGGGTGATCAGGATATGTGTCGTCCCTTGGGTGGCGGCGGCGTGCTGGTCTTCGCCCAGCATCGGATTGCCGGTCAACCAAGGGTCGACCAGCAGAACCTGATCCGCGATTTCCAGACGAAAACTGCCGTGACCTAACCAGATGATTTGCATTGCTCCGCTCCCCTGCCTGTGCAGTCTGAAGTATATCCTGTTTTCGGGAAAAAGGGGAAGCTATGAACCTGACACACTTGAACGGTTTGTATGATGGGCAGCTGTTTGAGGGGGCCTGAGCGCCCCAAAGCGATCAGTGCCATTATGAGGGGCCCCGGAGGTATTGCATTTATCGCGCTTGTGCGATTTGGGTGCCGCATAATATTCGAGTTTGGGGCGAGCAAGGGTGCCAGGATCACGGTTTCGCTGCGCCACGTCTTGGCAACGCCCGCGCGGGGCGTTAAACGCCAAAGCCAAGCAGATGAGGAAACGCGATGTCTATTGACGAGACCACAGCCGCCCGCGTGGCCAAGCTGGCCCGGATCAGGGTGGAACCCGACGCGCTGCCCGCGCTGGCGGGGGAATTCAACACCATCCTGGGCTTTATCGAGCAGCTCAACGAGGTGGATATCGAGGGTGTTGAGCCGATGACATCCGTCACGCCGCAGCTGCTTAAGCGGCGCGCGGACGCCGTGAATGACGGGGATCAGCAGGCCAAGGTTCTGTCCAATGCGCCCGATGCGCGTGAAGGGTTTTTTGCCGTACCGAAGGTGGTTGAATAATGGCTGATCTGAATGAACTGACGCTGGCAGCGGCGCGTGATGCCTTGCGGGCGGGTGAAACCACATCCAAGGAATTGACCGAGGCCTGTTTGGGCGCGATTGACGCGGCCGGTGCCTTGAACGCCTTTGTGCACAAGACGCCGGAACTGGCTATGGAACGCGCTGCGGCAGCGGATGCGCGGATCGCCAGAGGTGACGCGCCAGCGATGTGTGGCCTACCGATCGGCATCAAGGATTTGTTTTGCACCAAAGGTGTGGCGAGCCAGGCCGGGTCGCGGATATTGCAAGGCTTCCTGCCCGAATATGAATCCACCGTCAGCCAGAAACTGGCTGATGCGGGCGCGGTCATGCTGGGCAAGCTGAACATGGATGAATTCGCCATGGGCTCCTCTAATGAGACCTCCGTCTATGGCGATGCGGTGAACCCCTGGCGGCGCGGTAATGAGACCACACCCCTCACACCGGGCGGCTCCTCGGGGGGCTCAGCGGCGGCGGTGGCAGGCGATCTTTGCCTTGCGGCGACGGGCACGGATACGGGCGGCTCCATCCGCCAGCCTGCGGCTTTTACCGGCACCGTTGGTATCAAACCGACCTATGGGCGTTGCTCGCGCTGGGGCATCGTGGCCTTTGCCTCCTCGCTTGATCAGGCGGGACCAATGACCAAGACCGTGCGCGACGCGGCGATCATGCTGGGCGCGATGGCCGGGCATGACCCCAAGGACAGCACCTCGGCTGATCTGGCCGTGCCAGACTTCGAGGCGGCGCTGAGCGGGGACATCAAGGGCAAGAAGATCGGCATCCCCAAGGAATACCGCATGGAGGGTATGCCTCAGGAGATCGAAACGCTCTGGAGCGACGGTATCGCCATGATGAAGGACGCCGGTGCCGAAATCGTCGATATTTCGCTGCCCCACACCAAATATGCGCTGCCCGCCTATTACGTGATCGCCCCGGCGGAGGCGTCTTCAAACCTCGCGCGCTATGATGGGGTACGCTATGGCCACCGCGCCAAGCTGGAACAGGGCGATGGCATCACCGAGATGTATGAAAAGACCCGCGCTGAAGGGTTCGGCCCCGAGGTCCAGCGCCGTGTGATGATCGGCACCTATGTGCTGTCAGCAGGTTTTTATGACGCTTATTATAACCGCGCGCGCCGGGTGCGCACCCTGATTAAGCGCGATTTCGAAACCGTGTTCGACCAGGGCATCGATGCGATCCTGACGCCCGCCACGCCCTCTGCCGCCTTCGGTCTGGGCGAGATGACGGATGCCGATCCGGTGGCGATGTATCTTAACGATGTTTTCACCGTGACGGTGAACCTGGCCGGGCTGCCGGGCATTGCCGTGCCCACGGGGCTGGACAAACAGGGCCTGCCGCTGGGGCTGCAATTGATCGGGCGGCCTTGGGGCGAGGCGGATCTGCTCTGTGCGGCCCATGCGCTGGAATCCGCCGCCGGATTTGTGGCAAAGCCCGCGAAATGGTGGTAATTTAACACCGCTCGACCCCAACCACAGGCAGTTTATCCAATGACACCACGCGCCATCCTCGCAGCTCTTGCACTAACGGCTCTGACCGCTTGCACGGTCCCTATTCCGGATAGCGGCAGCGCGGTCGGTTTTGACAACTCGCTCGAGGAACAGCGCCAGCGTGAAGCGGCACTTGCGCGCAACCCCTTCGCTTTGCCTGACGTCGACACGCAGCCTCTGGGGGCACCGCTGGACGGCTCGCCCGAATCCACGGCGGCAGAAACAACGCGGATATTGAACGAAACGCGCCCCGGTGCAGCGGATACAGCGCCGCTTTCAGGAAGCGCCCGCCCCGTTGAGGCCGCCCCGATCGTGGTTGAAAATCCGGGTATTTCGGACGAAAACGATTTTGACGCGGTTGCCGAGCGCCAGACCATCGAAAGCGACGCGGCACGGATCGCCAATAACAAGGCGCAGTATGAGGTTGTCCAGCCAGAGGCGCTGCCCACGCGCTCCGGTGACAGCCAACCCAATATTGTGTCCTTCGCCCTGGAAACGAAACACCCCAAGGGTCAAAGCGTTTACGCGCGCGCCGGTTTTGGCGGTGAGAGCCGGGCCGAACGCAATTGCGCGGATTATACGTCGTCGGATCAGGCGCAGATTGACTTTCTGGAACG
This region includes:
- a CDS encoding SPFH domain-containing protein — encoded protein: MGIFDFLSGEFIDVIHWVDDTRDTMVWRFERQGHEIKYGAKLTVREGQAAVFVHEGQLADVFTPGLYMLETNNMPIMTTLQHWNHGFKSPFKSEIYFVNTTRFNDLKWGTKNPIICRDPEFGPVRLRAFGTYSIKVSDPAKFLVEIVGTDGEFTMDEISFQIRNILVQEFSRTLARAGIPVMDMAANTRELGQLVGKEITAQLAEYGLSMPELYIENISLPPAVEEVMDKRSSMGVIGNLNEYMQFQAAEALGRDGAGAAAIQAGMGAGLGMQIGQAAAGQGPWGVRAAPAMVPPPPPVEHVWHIAENGQTKGPFSKAALGRMASDGALNRESMVWTPGQDGWMRAEDVAELAQLFTVLPPPPPPA
- a CDS encoding DUF2927 domain-containing protein, with the translated sequence MTVTGAALVACDLAQPTTPSQNPRTRPIDAVETQLRPTSQASAELRSYLVQVQAAQLSQGLLREDGGGPDTPFTADMVARNFERIVFYNEYDTALQGRGGESPLRRWTKPVRVAAIFGQSVPPSQRAGDKDAIRDYARRLGRVADHPVVNSANPNFIVIVASEDDRSDALDAAAARIPGISRAGLNALRNLPRDTYCAVAAFASASNTNTYMAAVAIIRAENPSLLRLSCIHEEMAQGLGLANDSRAARPSIFNDDDEFALLTKHDELLLKMLYDDRLKPGMTAAQAAPLTRILARELINGPL
- a CDS encoding toxic anion resistance protein — protein: MTETTRAKAAENLKMVEEVTALILPDPADANAIVPLADADAPVSAEISKRLAEIDMSDTNSIVSFGSRAQVELQEISQAMLGGVRNKDVGPAGDSLRNIVTTIRGFSISELDVRRDRSWWEKLLGKAAPFAKFTAQYEEVQGQIDRITDDLLAHEHTLLKDIKSLDMLYEKTLQFYDELALYIAAGEEKLRDLDATTIPAKAAEVDKAAENDQVMVAQELRDLRAARDDLERRVHDLKLTRQVTMQSLPSIRLVQENDKSLVTKINSTLVNTVPLWETQLAQAVTIQRSAEAAKAVRQANDLTNELLTANAKNLRESNKVIREEMERGVFDIEAVKQANADLIGTIQESLQIADEGKARRAAAETELQKMESDLRDTLASAKSRGDGVGDTAAVSVPR
- a CDS encoding 5-bromo-4-chloroindolyl phosphate hydrolysis family protein; its protein translation is MAKRFGGKYSPSGSTSGDTSEPRAPSATAQVDPVGARANLMFLPAIILLFAALMQGALGLAVGLIGAGALALGAWLLRGGLIAQAAFEARKVARRPALPRKCFAAGCAGIGTGLGALSHDGGTLAAVLFGAAAGGLHIAAFGIDPFKNKGMEGIDSFQQDRVARVVDEAETHLSAMRDALKRAGDRQISARMEQFQDVVRDLIRTVEEDPRDLTAARKYLGVYLLGARDASVKFADIHARTQDAQARADYLSLLDDLEQNFSERTKKLLLDDHSDLTVEIEVLRDRLQREGVRLK
- a CDS encoding pseudouridine synthase produces the protein MSDPAPKTPQGDRIAKVLSRAGIASRREAERMIEAGRVRVNGTQISSPALNVTLQDAIIVDGKPIAPPEPPRMWLFHKPIGLVSTDNDEKGRDTIYSALPEDMPRVMSIGRLDINSEGLLLLTNDGGVKRKLELPSTGWLRRYRVRVNGRPSDDTLEPLRKGVSVEGENFQPMIVTLDRQQGANAWLTIGLREGRNREIRRALGEVDLSVNRLIRISYGPFQLGELKPGEVEEVRRKTVRDQLGIELEDPSGTALKKPGKVTRQRKPGPPHGAQKPHPARPQKKLR
- a CDS encoding nucleoside deaminase gives rise to the protein MEFNSHMQQALSEARAAAKRGEVPVGAVIVDEGGRVVAAEGNRTRELSDPTAHAEILALRAACAAAGSERLVDHALYVTLEPCAMCAAAIAAARIGRLYYGASDPKSGGVAQGARVFSHAQCHHVPEIFEGIAAAESEAYLHAFFRARR
- a CDS encoding metal-dependent hydrolase; the protein is MQIIWLGHGSFRLEIADQVLLVDPWLTGNPMLGEDQHAAATQGTTHILITHGHFDHAADVVDLAKKLAVPVVGIYDLMSHFEATENLTTIGYNMGGTVHLGQVAVSMVPALHSNSLSSDPTLSPGREAGFILKAEGYTIYLSGDTSIMADMDWIGDYYQPDIGILSAGGHFTMDMAGAAYAAKRYFNFKTVIPCHYRTFDRLEQSADALKAGLPGVDVIEPEVMQAITL
- the gatC gene encoding Asp-tRNA(Asn)/Glu-tRNA(Gln) amidotransferase subunit GatC translates to MSIDETTAARVAKLARIRVEPDALPALAGEFNTILGFIEQLNEVDIEGVEPMTSVTPQLLKRRADAVNDGDQQAKVLSNAPDAREGFFAVPKVVE
- the gatA gene encoding Asp-tRNA(Asn)/Glu-tRNA(Gln) amidotransferase subunit GatA; this translates as MADLNELTLAAARDALRAGETTSKELTEACLGAIDAAGALNAFVHKTPELAMERAAAADARIARGDAPAMCGLPIGIKDLFCTKGVASQAGSRILQGFLPEYESTVSQKLADAGAVMLGKLNMDEFAMGSSNETSVYGDAVNPWRRGNETTPLTPGGSSGGSAAAVAGDLCLAATGTDTGGSIRQPAAFTGTVGIKPTYGRCSRWGIVAFASSLDQAGPMTKTVRDAAIMLGAMAGHDPKDSTSADLAVPDFEAALSGDIKGKKIGIPKEYRMEGMPQEIETLWSDGIAMMKDAGAEIVDISLPHTKYALPAYYVIAPAEASSNLARYDGVRYGHRAKLEQGDGITEMYEKTRAEGFGPEVQRRVMIGTYVLSAGFYDAYYNRARRVRTLIKRDFETVFDQGIDAILTPATPSAAFGLGEMTDADPVAMYLNDVFTVTVNLAGLPGIAVPTGLDKQGLPLGLQLIGRPWGEADLLCAAHALESAAGFVAKPAKWW